In the genome of Asterias amurensis chromosome 16, ASM3211899v1, one region contains:
- the LOC139948818 gene encoding uncharacterized protein, with amino-acid sequence MVEKAKHDTYTGFCLGFVTSLAMCGFYWLIMIHEQQVMIPMVEVYPKYSVPEPKGSSGADDILKYGAPDRGPETLVYTDHIVGYDQSRKIPLWVAEHITAEKHTGDANMANCSFGPSDTDQVQEVFSASLEDYEGSGHDKGQMSPEANHKYSQEAMCDSFYLTNVIPLDNQHYWREIEEHCRSLTGTFRDVRVISGPVFLTETWANTAKEKRFVRYEVLGKNNVNVPTHLYKVIMVENPTNSTNITLYSAAFLLPNEPIYLNVPLKSFQIPLIQLEAFTGLRFFPRLGAAPLGNLCQIDPCKLPGETDSLLQRFASGVSATVVYLAWAYSMYKWQESDSKK; translated from the exons ATGGTGGAGAAGGCAAAACATGACACATACACGGGATTTTGTCTTGGGTTTGTAACATCCCTAGCGATGTGTGGTTTCTACTGGTTGATTATGATTCACGAGCAACAGGTGATGATACCAATGGTAGAGGTGTATCCTAAATACAGTGTTCCAGAACCaaaag GATCTTCCGGTGCTGACGACATTCTGAAGTATGGTGCACCTGACCGTGGTCCCGAGACGCTGGTTTACACAGATCACATCGTGGGATACGACCAGTCTAGGAAAATACCTTTGTGGGTTGCAGAACACATTACCGCTGAAAAACACACAG GTGATGCAAACATGGCCAATTGCTCCTTCGGGCCATCAGATACGGACCAGGTACAAGAAGTGTTCTCCGCCTCGTTAGAAGACTACGAAGGAAGCGGGCACGACAAGGGTCAAATGTCACCGGAAGCTAATCACAAATACAGTCAG GAGGCCATGTGTGACTCTTTCTATCTTACAAACGTGATTCCTCTCGACAACCAGCATTACTGGCGGGAGATAGAAGAACACTGCCGGAGTCTTACCGGGACGTTCCGGGACGTCCGGGTGATTTCGGGCCCGGTGTTTCTCACAGAAACTTGGGCGAACACGGCAAAGGAGAAGCGATTCGTCCGATATGAG GTTCTTGGTAAAAATAACgtaaatgtaccaactcacctGTACAAAGTCATCATGGTCGAGAAtccgaccaactcgaccaatatCACTTTGTACTCCGCGGCATTTCTACTGCCGAACGAGCCAATCTACTTGAACGTACCGCTAAAGAGTTTCCAG ATTCCACTGATACAGCTCGAGGCTTTCACCGGTCTCCGGTTCTTCCCGAGGCTGGGTGCCGCGCCCCTGGGGAATCTGTGTCAAATCGACCCGTGCAAACTCCCTGGTGAGACGGACTCCCTCCTGCAGCGGTTTGCGTCCGGAGTATCAGCGACGGTGGTGTACCTTGCTTGGGCTTATTCCATGTACAAGTGGCAGGAGAGTgattcaaagaaataa
- the LOC139948819 gene encoding SAP domain-containing ribonucleoprotein-like encodes MADSVDLKKLKIPELKKELTSRGLAVKGNKQELVDRLTQYLEENDEAILDNGTEPSDAILTPEAEEEGDGDLLAAEDEPDLLDDDEEEPAIPTKVNVITPVVLTQPVMSPAKDKPSSPTGVAEKVAVMPPAASAALTPAERKALRAERFNTPLSEAAKKQARLEKFGGKAAAVPTSPTLPKTQAKATPVTAEALDKLKKRSERFGVAVSQVVKQTEEVDRLLKRKQRFGVITNTTATEGGVKRLSTEGSTDDAEAKKKKRAERFGL; translated from the exons ATGGCAGATTCCGTGGACCTAAAAAAGCTGAAG aTTCCTGAGCTGAAAAAGGAGCTTACCTCTCGAGGGTTGGCAGTCAAGGGAAACAAACAGGAGCTTGTGGACAGACTCACTCAGTATCTGGAAGAGAATG aTGAAGCCATTCTTGATAATGGTACGGAGCCATCAGATGCAATATTAACACCTGAAG CGGAAGAAGAAGGCGATGGCGATCTATTAGCTGCCGAG gatGAGCCAGACCTTCTAGATGATGATGAGGAGGAACCAGCAATACCAACCAAAGTAAATGTCATCACACCGGTGGTGTTGACACAACCGGTAATGTCCCCAGCTAAAGACAAACCAAGTTCACCCACTGGAGTTGCAGAGAAGGTTGCCGTTATGCCACCTGCAGCAAGTGCTGCACTTACCCCTGCTGAG AGAAAAGCCTTGAGAGCAGAAAGATTTAACACACCACTCTCAGAAGCAGCGAAGAAACAAGCAAGATTAGAGAA ATTTGGTGGCAAGGCAGCAGCTGTACCCACGTCCCCAACCCTGCCCAAGACACAAGCTAAAGCAACTCCAGTGACT GCTGAAGCATTAGACAAGTTGAAGAAGAGATCAGAACGGTTTGGTGTTGCAGTGTCACAAGTTGTAAAACAG ACAGAGGAAGTGGACAGATTGCTGAAGAGGAAGCAACGATTTGGCGTGATCACCAATACAACGGCTACAGAGGGAGGCGTCAAAAGAttatcaacagagggcagcaCAGATGACGCTGAG GCAAAGAAGAAGAAGCGAGCAGAGAGATTTGGATTGTAA